Proteins found in one Legionella pneumophila subsp. pascullei genomic segment:
- a CDS encoding sensor histidine kinase, giving the protein MSQFKKIVKHLDESMQRSLSNSAHQLVAVGAIAFVGFPLFYVIWAFWLPQPYENLPLRLIGSLLGLGLMFTPYWPLKWKQYLSWYWFLTLLFTLPYFFTFLFLMNQASVISAMSLLCGVFLLVLLVDLLSLSIVLILGFSLALVSYYLYSPQMYFGEEHIQMTLVIIFTIIAGSTLNYKTAMLQQQKLAGMAAAAGMIAHELRSPLLGIKSGAQALVQYLPRLIEGYQLAKKQGLISSPLRERLLLQLGGVSNRIVSEIDYANTIIDMLLVKASRDNILQNCILETCSIAECLSEAITRYPFQSPRERTLITWTGDFQFKGSKLLMQHILFNLIKNALYVIAMAQRGEINIWTESGDKYHYLYFKDTAKGMTRQQLNRLFNHFYTTTFMGTGIGLSFCKLVMNAFGGDIVCESKEGEYALFILSFPGSV; this is encoded by the coding sequence ATGTCACAATTTAAAAAAATAGTGAAACATTTAGATGAATCAATGCAGCGTAGTTTGTCTAATTCCGCTCATCAATTAGTTGCAGTTGGAGCAATAGCTTTTGTGGGATTTCCTTTATTTTATGTTATTTGGGCTTTTTGGTTACCGCAACCTTATGAAAACCTTCCACTCCGTCTCATTGGAAGCCTGTTAGGCTTGGGATTGATGTTTACTCCCTATTGGCCATTAAAGTGGAAGCAATATTTATCCTGGTATTGGTTTCTAACTCTTTTGTTTACGTTGCCTTATTTTTTTACTTTTTTATTTTTAATGAATCAAGCAAGCGTTATTTCTGCGATGTCTTTGTTGTGTGGTGTATTTTTACTTGTATTGCTTGTTGATTTATTGAGTTTGTCTATTGTGCTGATACTGGGGTTCAGTTTGGCCCTTGTAAGTTATTATCTCTATTCCCCGCAAATGTATTTTGGAGAAGAACACATACAAATGACATTGGTGATTATTTTTACCATTATTGCGGGATCTACCTTAAATTATAAAACAGCCATGTTACAGCAACAAAAACTGGCAGGTATGGCTGCAGCAGCTGGTATGATTGCGCATGAGTTACGTTCACCATTGTTAGGAATAAAGAGCGGTGCTCAAGCCTTAGTCCAATACCTGCCAAGATTAATTGAGGGTTATCAATTAGCTAAAAAACAAGGGTTAATTTCTTCTCCTTTGCGTGAAAGATTGTTGTTGCAGCTTGGAGGAGTCAGCAATCGCATTGTCAGTGAAATTGATTATGCCAATACGATCATTGATATGTTATTAGTCAAGGCAAGTCGCGATAATATTTTGCAAAATTGTATATTAGAAACTTGCTCTATCGCGGAATGTTTGTCTGAAGCTATCACCAGATACCCATTCCAGTCACCAAGGGAAAGAACATTAATCACATGGACTGGTGATTTTCAATTTAAAGGCTCCAAGTTATTAATGCAGCATATTTTATTTAATTTAATAAAAAACGCACTTTATGTCATCGCTATGGCCCAGCGTGGAGAGATTAATATTTGGACTGAGTCTGGTGATAAATATCATTATTTGTATTTTAAAGACACGGCAAAAGGAATGACCAGACAACAATTAAACCGATTATTTAATCATTTTTACACCACTACCTTTATGGGAACAGGCATTGGTTTATCTTTTTGTAAATTGGTTATGAATGCGTTCGGCGGTGATATTGTTTGTGAATCCAAAGAGGG
- the hemC gene encoding hydroxymethylbilane synthase, with protein sequence MSSKIIRIATRQSPLALWQANHVREMLLKQWPNLSIELLPMITSGDRFLKDKLLSAGGKGLFVKELEEALLDKRADLAVHSTKDMPAQLPEGLSLAAICKRHNPLDALISPQFKTLDALPKNAIIGTSSLRRQSQLLAYKTNLQIKTLRGNINTRLSKLESGEYQAIILAAAGLERMGLAHLITQLLPDDIMLPSCGQGALCIECRTDDLELQKLIHGLNDPISALCVHTERRVNAKLGGNCHIPFAVYCTVTAENQLLLKAKVLNLNGSQIIDDKQQGKIEEAELIADRCTQALITKGAMTLLSTIPS encoded by the coding sequence ATGAGCTCAAAAATCATACGAATTGCAACGAGGCAAAGCCCGCTCGCACTATGGCAGGCTAATCATGTACGGGAAATGCTTTTAAAGCAATGGCCAAATCTAAGCATTGAGTTATTACCCATGATAACCTCTGGCGATCGCTTTCTTAAAGATAAATTATTATCTGCAGGCGGGAAAGGGTTATTTGTTAAGGAGTTAGAAGAAGCATTATTGGATAAAAGAGCGGACCTGGCAGTTCATTCGACTAAAGACATGCCAGCCCAACTCCCGGAAGGCCTCTCATTGGCTGCCATTTGCAAAAGGCATAACCCTTTAGATGCTTTAATAAGTCCCCAATTTAAGACTCTGGATGCCCTTCCCAAAAACGCAATTATTGGTACATCAAGTCTTAGACGCCAATCTCAATTATTGGCTTACAAAACCAATTTGCAAATCAAAACATTAAGAGGAAACATCAATACAAGACTCAGCAAGCTGGAGTCAGGGGAGTATCAAGCCATTATTCTTGCTGCTGCAGGCTTGGAAAGAATGGGGTTAGCACATCTCATCACGCAACTCCTACCCGATGACATTATGCTGCCTTCCTGCGGTCAGGGCGCTTTATGTATTGAATGCCGAACTGACGATTTGGAGCTCCAGAAACTGATTCATGGCTTAAATGATCCGATTTCTGCTCTTTGTGTCCACACCGAGCGGCGAGTCAACGCCAAGCTAGGTGGCAATTGTCATATACCCTTTGCTGTTTATTGTACCGTTACCGCGGAAAACCAACTCCTTTTGAAAGCAAAAGTACTTAATCTCAATGGTTCTCAAATCATTGATGACAAGCAACAAGGGAAAATCGAAGAAGCTGAGCTTATTGCAGACAGATGTACTCAAGCATTAATAACTAAAGGAGCAATGACCTTACTGAGTACGATACCATCATGA
- a CDS encoding uroporphyrinogen-III synthase → MTKSLNGLRILNTRPREQAQALNKKIIESGGIPVNCPSMDIVASETNWINKLPDLISVNQAIFVSPNAVRYFMMELTSKRINWPNSIRVTAIGKGTSRMLNEFNIQVSDIPDLPDSEHLLTLNSLQQIKNQTILLVKGEGGRQLIEEYLMLKGARLCILSVYKRVMPNIDQEFLNSLWRDDLVDIILLTSEQSIHNLFKMFSIEGQMWLQNKPCLVISDRLAKVASLLGIKKILISHPERMIGTLFDYKD, encoded by the coding sequence ATGACCAAATCACTTAACGGTCTTCGCATATTAAACACAAGACCAAGAGAGCAAGCACAAGCACTTAATAAAAAAATTATCGAGTCTGGAGGAATCCCCGTCAACTGCCCCTCGATGGACATAGTGGCATCAGAAACCAATTGGATAAATAAATTACCTGATTTGATTTCAGTAAATCAGGCCATTTTTGTCAGTCCAAATGCAGTTCGTTATTTCATGATGGAGCTGACTTCAAAAAGAATCAATTGGCCAAATAGCATCCGAGTAACTGCTATTGGTAAAGGCACATCAAGGATGCTCAATGAATTCAATATCCAGGTTAGCGATATCCCCGACTTACCTGACAGCGAGCATTTATTGACTCTCAATTCGTTGCAACAAATAAAAAATCAGACGATTCTGCTTGTGAAAGGCGAAGGAGGGCGGCAACTGATTGAAGAATATTTAATGCTTAAGGGCGCCAGGTTATGTATTCTATCAGTCTATAAGCGAGTCATGCCAAACATCGACCAAGAATTTCTTAATTCTCTGTGGCGCGATGACCTGGTGGACATTATACTGTTAACAAGTGAGCAGTCCATACATAATCTTTTTAAAATGTTTAGCATAGAGGGGCAAATGTGGTTACAAAACAAACCTTGCCTGGTCATTAGTGACCGACTTGCAAAGGTAGCTTCTTTACTTGGAATTAAAAAGATTCTTATTAGCCATCCTGAAAGGATGATAGGTACGTTATTTGACTATAAGGATTAA
- a CDS encoding uroporphyrinogen-III C-methyltransferase, with protein MANSNEEQKKTIQTQQTAEVEPNINPHERAPFFGSKYLSLIISVTLLLAVLAIITSIYSIQLDKQFQNHQRIENKKLTDELGRIKADQEAVQKLIDNNANHLRQIQSNLTNKMDSLNKELQTAMKQKLYQNNDWLLLKARYYLELAQINVHWSDNFNTSVALLQQADDLLKGMNIPKVFTIRQTIAKEIAQLKSISVVDITGILSQLDASQAAINNLSIPSLVQQQEVPNHIATSDESGKTGWRSRLQDSVNFLEKLVVIRRHNENMQPLISPLYESAIKESIRLNLQEAQWAVLNNNSAVYQFALNQAITNLKRVFNASSHNTAVLVKQLHDLQNIKLTQEKPVVGQAIPLINQMIDNKELLIDEANSKKGENKE; from the coding sequence ATGGCCAATAGCAATGAAGAACAGAAAAAGACAATTCAAACACAACAAACTGCCGAAGTTGAGCCCAACATCAATCCACATGAGAGAGCCCCTTTCTTTGGTAGTAAATACCTATCCTTAATAATCAGTGTGACATTGCTTTTGGCTGTCCTCGCTATCATCACTTCTATTTATTCCATTCAATTGGACAAACAATTTCAAAACCATCAGCGTATTGAAAACAAAAAGTTAACCGATGAATTAGGTAGAATAAAAGCAGATCAAGAGGCAGTCCAAAAGCTCATAGATAACAATGCCAACCATCTTCGGCAAATCCAGAGTAATTTAACAAATAAAATGGATAGCTTGAATAAAGAGTTACAAACCGCTATGAAGCAAAAACTGTATCAAAATAATGATTGGCTTCTTTTAAAAGCGCGTTATTATCTTGAATTAGCCCAAATTAATGTTCATTGGAGTGATAATTTTAATACCTCTGTCGCACTTTTACAGCAGGCTGATGATCTGCTGAAAGGTATGAATATTCCCAAAGTATTTACCATTCGCCAGACAATTGCCAAAGAAATTGCCCAACTAAAATCAATTTCTGTTGTTGATATTACAGGGATCTTAAGCCAATTGGACGCATCTCAAGCGGCTATCAATAATCTTTCCATTCCATCATTGGTTCAGCAACAGGAAGTGCCAAACCATATCGCAACTTCTGATGAGTCTGGCAAAACCGGATGGCGAAGTCGACTGCAAGACAGTGTGAATTTTCTGGAAAAATTGGTAGTTATTCGTCGTCACAATGAGAATATGCAACCACTTATCTCTCCTTTATATGAATCTGCAATAAAAGAAAGTATCCGGCTTAATCTTCAGGAAGCACAGTGGGCCGTTCTAAATAATAATTCCGCAGTCTACCAGTTCGCTTTAAATCAAGCCATTACGAATCTTAAAAGAGTATTTAATGCATCTTCCCACAACACAGCCGTTTTGGTTAAGCAACTGCATGATCTGCAAAATATAAAATTAACTCAGGAAAAACCTGTCGTAGGCCAAGCCATCCCGCTAATCAATCAAATGATTGACAATAAAGAATTACTGATCGATGAAGCAAACAGTAAAAAAGGAGAAAATAAAGAATGA
- a CDS encoding heme biosynthesis HemY N-terminal domain-containing protein yields the protein MIRVLFAFIILLLSVFLGIQLNKDPGYVLISINNWTIETTLWASFFGLFFLFFLIYGLAQLCNKITRMPGMINKWHSRRLAQKAQATTRKGLIEYSEGYWQKAKNHLIQALPNTDTPLLNYLTAARAAQKMGDSKLRDHYLREAQQSMPEAKIAVELTQAQLQLANHQWEQALATLKHLQDLAPRHPYVLKLLMNLYEEIKDWQQLIALLPDLKKNHIISDRAFEQLQRNTYLQAMIDLAKHNQSEGIAKLYQTLPRALVNDTAITAEYARFLIKNQNYDQAEYHLRRCLRKELDNRLIELYSLLPCEENQLLFAESLLKKNPHSATLYLCLGRMCLSRHLWGKAKHYLEQSIELNPTPAAFIELGKLHEKLNDPLSSGSCYKKGLELITKDELS from the coding sequence ATGATACGAGTCCTGTTTGCTTTTATTATTTTACTACTCTCCGTATTCCTTGGTATACAACTCAATAAGGATCCGGGTTATGTATTAATATCTATTAATAACTGGACTATAGAAACCACCTTATGGGCTTCTTTTTTTGGTTTGTTTTTTCTGTTTTTTTTAATCTATGGCCTAGCTCAACTTTGCAATAAAATTACAAGAATGCCAGGTATGATAAATAAATGGCACTCACGACGCTTGGCACAAAAAGCTCAAGCCACGACTCGAAAGGGACTAATAGAATACAGTGAGGGCTATTGGCAAAAAGCAAAAAATCATTTAATACAAGCCCTGCCAAACACCGACACGCCTTTACTTAATTATTTAACTGCAGCGAGAGCTGCTCAAAAAATGGGGGATAGCAAGCTTCGTGATCATTATCTTAGGGAAGCACAACAGTCTATGCCCGAAGCGAAAATTGCTGTCGAGTTAACCCAGGCACAATTACAATTGGCTAATCACCAATGGGAACAGGCACTTGCCACATTAAAACACCTTCAAGATTTGGCACCACGCCATCCATATGTCCTAAAATTATTAATGAATCTTTACGAAGAAATAAAAGATTGGCAACAGTTGATTGCTCTTTTGCCTGATTTAAAAAAGAATCATATTATTTCAGATAGAGCTTTTGAACAATTACAACGAAATACTTATTTGCAAGCCATGATTGATTTGGCAAAACACAATCAATCAGAAGGCATTGCCAAATTGTATCAGACTCTGCCTAGGGCACTAGTTAACGATACAGCGATTACCGCAGAATATGCCCGTTTCCTGATTAAGAATCAGAATTATGATCAAGCAGAATATCATCTAAGGCGATGCCTTCGCAAAGAATTGGATAACAGGTTAATTGAGCTTTATAGCCTGCTTCCTTGTGAAGAAAATCAATTGTTATTTGCTGAATCCTTACTCAAAAAAAATCCTCACTCAGCCACTTTATACTTATGCTTGGGGAGGATGTGCCTTTCTCGACATTTATGGGGAAAAGCCAAACATTATCTTGAACAGTCTATTGAACTAAACCCTACCCCTGCAGCATTCATAGAGCTTGGCAAACTCCATGAAAAACTAAACGATCCCTTATCCAGTGGCTCTTGCTATAAAAAAGGTCTGGAGTTGATAACAAAAGATGAATTATCTTAA
- a CDS encoding cation diffusion facilitator family transporter, which yields MSKHSHDGGHHHHDHGEVTYDKAFIIAITANGLFVVMQIIFAYLANSTSLLADAFHNLGDVVGLILAWIATGLMKRKPTHKATYGFKKTSILAALANGTLLVFTCGIIASDAMYKLFSPTEIQAVSVMIVAGIGIVVNFSTALLFLRGSDDLNIRGAYLHLFYDALISVGVVLSAALLYMTGWLWIDPIVGLLIALVILKGTWSLFADSFRLIIDGVPRDISWIKVSDFLLAIPGVKSIHDLHIWAISTKENALSVHLFMPEEPLSDDLRRELVEKLKHDFSIQHVTIQVEKTETECNDACHNPRIII from the coding sequence ATGAGTAAGCATTCGCATGATGGAGGACACCATCATCATGATCATGGAGAAGTGACCTATGATAAGGCTTTTATAATTGCAATCACCGCGAATGGACTTTTTGTTGTGATGCAAATTATTTTTGCTTATTTAGCGAATTCTACCAGTTTGCTGGCAGATGCTTTTCATAATTTAGGTGATGTAGTAGGACTGATTTTGGCATGGATAGCAACGGGATTAATGAAACGAAAACCTACCCATAAGGCAACTTATGGGTTTAAAAAAACCTCTATTTTAGCGGCATTGGCGAATGGCACATTATTGGTGTTTACTTGCGGGATTATAGCGTCAGATGCAATGTATAAGTTATTTTCACCAACAGAAATTCAAGCTGTTTCTGTGATGATAGTGGCTGGTATTGGTATAGTCGTGAATTTCTCTACAGCGCTCTTGTTTTTACGGGGTTCTGATGATCTTAATATTCGAGGGGCTTATTTGCATTTGTTTTATGACGCATTGATCTCGGTAGGCGTTGTTTTGTCAGCGGCTTTGTTATACATGACAGGTTGGTTATGGATAGATCCCATTGTTGGGCTATTAATCGCCTTAGTGATTTTAAAGGGAACCTGGTCATTATTTGCTGATAGTTTCAGATTAATTATTGATGGTGTTCCCCGCGATATATCCTGGATTAAAGTCAGTGATTTTCTTCTGGCTATACCTGGCGTAAAATCTATTCATGATTTACATATTTGGGCAATCAGTACGAAAGAAAACGCACTATCCGTTCATTTATTTATGCCCGAGGAACCATTATCTGATGACTTGCGTAGAGAGCTGGTTGAAAAATTAAAGCATGATTTCAGCATTCAACACGTCACTATTCAGGTTGAAAAAACAGAAACGGAATGCAATGACGCATGTCATAATCCCAGGATAATCATTTAA
- a CDS encoding epoxyqueuosine reductase QueH — protein MTIRERLELPDGAKKLLLHSCCAPCSGEVMEALIFSEIDFTIFFYNPNIHPLQEYEIRKEENVKFAQKHNIPFIDADYDKENWFSRAKGLEWEPERGKRCTMCFDMRFERTALYAHEHGFPVISSSLGISRWKDMNQINDCGVRAASHYPDLIYWTYNWRKNGGSERMYEIAKREAFYKQEYCGCVYSLRDTNAWRKQNTRDRIKIGINYYSKSQGEGEL, from the coding sequence ATGACAATTAGAGAACGTTTGGAATTACCTGATGGTGCTAAAAAATTATTACTTCATTCCTGTTGCGCTCCTTGTTCAGGTGAGGTGATGGAAGCGCTAATTTTTTCTGAGATTGACTTTACTATATTTTTTTATAACCCCAATATTCATCCTCTCCAGGAATATGAAATAAGAAAAGAAGAGAATGTTAAGTTTGCCCAAAAGCATAATATTCCCTTCATTGATGCCGATTACGATAAAGAAAATTGGTTCTCACGAGCCAAAGGATTAGAGTGGGAGCCAGAAAGAGGCAAGCGTTGCACAATGTGTTTTGATATGCGATTTGAAAGAACAGCGCTTTATGCACATGAGCATGGCTTTCCTGTTATCAGTAGCTCTCTGGGTATTTCCCGTTGGAAAGACATGAACCAGATCAATGATTGCGGGGTACGGGCAGCAAGTCATTATCCTGATTTAATCTACTGGACTTATAATTGGCGTAAGAATGGCGGTTCTGAAAGAATGTACGAAATTGCCAAAAGAGAAGCGTTTTATAAACAAGAATATTGTGGTTGTGTTTATTCTTTACGAGATACGAATGCATGGCGCAAACAAAATACAAGAGATCGCATTAAAATTGGAATTAATTATTACTCTAAAAGTCAGGGCGAAGGAGAATTATGA
- the orn gene encoding oligoribonuclease: MKNNQNLIWIDLEMTGLEPEQDRIIEMATIVTDPQLNILAEGPVIAVSQPKTLLDSMDAWNTKQHNQSGLVKRVLESDVSESQAEQLTIEFLKQYIDKGKSPMCGNSICQDRRFLYKYMPELAAYFHYRNLDVSTLKELVLRWRPELMNGVVKESKHLALDDIKDSINELIYYRQHFIHLPEVQNDN; the protein is encoded by the coding sequence ATGAAAAATAATCAAAATTTAATTTGGATTGATTTGGAAATGACTGGCCTTGAGCCAGAACAAGATAGAATTATAGAAATGGCTACGATTGTAACCGATCCACAACTTAACATTCTCGCAGAAGGGCCAGTCATAGCAGTATCTCAACCTAAAACCCTTCTTGACAGTATGGATGCATGGAATACAAAGCAACATAATCAGTCAGGATTGGTGAAGCGAGTATTAGAGAGCGATGTCAGTGAATCCCAAGCGGAGCAATTAACGATTGAATTTTTAAAGCAATATATTGATAAGGGGAAATCACCCATGTGTGGCAATAGTATTTGCCAGGATAGGCGTTTTTTATATAAATATATGCCTGAGTTAGCAGCCTATTTTCACTATCGGAATTTGGATGTCAGCACATTGAAAGAGCTGGTGTTACGTTGGCGCCCAGAATTAATGAATGGAGTAGTTAAGGAATCAAAACATCTTGCTTTGGATGATATAAAAGATTCAATCAATGAGCTGATTTATTATCGACAACATTTTATTCATTTGCCGGAAGTACAAAATGACAATTAG
- a CDS encoding multifunctional CCA addition/repair protein: MKVYLVGGAVRDRLLGISVQERDWVVVGATPEELLKRKYRQVGRDFPVFLHPETKEEYALARTERKSAPGYYGFICDFSKSVTLEEDLARRDLTINAMAMDEQGHLIDPYQGQRDLEEKLLRHVSPAFVEDPVRVLRVARFASRFYHLGFRIANETRLLMYSMVKRGELAHLIPERVWQEWQKSLEEKNPEHFILSLRSCDALRVVLPEINSLFGVPNPHQYHQEIDTGIHSLMSLRASSDLSEEPLIRFAALVHDLGKASTPIQAWPKHHGHEEEGSKLIRALCARLRIPNDYRDLAVTVARFHLNIHRVCELRPNTIVKLLEQVDAFRRPQLFHKLLIACQADAESCGKTVVYRQTQLWNEILSECVKVTPQPFIAQGYEGKAIKEAMHQSRVACVKRILTSWKSNEK; encoded by the coding sequence ATGAAAGTCTACTTGGTGGGTGGTGCAGTTCGTGATCGATTATTAGGAATTTCTGTCCAGGAACGGGATTGGGTCGTCGTTGGAGCAACACCAGAAGAATTATTGAAAAGAAAATATAGGCAAGTTGGCCGGGATTTTCCTGTTTTTTTGCATCCTGAAACAAAAGAAGAATATGCCTTAGCGAGAACAGAGCGTAAATCAGCTCCAGGATATTATGGGTTTATTTGTGATTTTAGTAAGTCTGTCACGTTAGAAGAGGATTTGGCGCGACGGGATTTAACGATTAATGCAATGGCTATGGATGAGCAGGGGCATTTAATTGATCCTTATCAGGGACAGCGAGATCTGGAAGAGAAATTATTACGTCATGTGTCCCCCGCTTTTGTAGAAGATCCTGTTCGAGTTTTGCGTGTTGCCCGTTTTGCCAGCCGGTTTTATCATCTTGGATTTAGAATAGCAAATGAGACCCGTTTATTAATGTATTCTATGGTTAAACGAGGTGAATTAGCTCATTTGATTCCTGAGCGTGTTTGGCAAGAATGGCAAAAGAGTCTTGAAGAAAAGAATCCCGAACATTTTATACTATCTTTACGATCCTGTGATGCATTAAGAGTGGTTTTGCCAGAAATTAACTCATTATTTGGAGTGCCTAATCCGCATCAATATCATCAAGAAATAGATACCGGTATACATTCATTAATGTCATTAAGGGCATCATCTGACCTGAGCGAAGAACCATTAATACGATTTGCTGCTTTGGTTCATGATTTGGGTAAAGCATCGACACCAATTCAAGCTTGGCCTAAACATCATGGACATGAAGAGGAAGGTAGCAAACTGATTCGCGCTTTATGTGCTCGTTTGCGCATCCCTAATGATTATCGCGATTTGGCTGTTACAGTGGCACGTTTTCATTTGAATATTCATCGGGTATGCGAATTGCGTCCAAACACAATAGTCAAGCTTTTAGAGCAGGTAGATGCTTTTAGACGACCTCAATTATTTCATAAATTATTAATTGCTTGCCAAGCTGATGCCGAGAGTTGTGGTAAAACAGTGGTCTATCGCCAAACTCAATTATGGAATGAAATATTATCTGAATGTGTTAAAGTGACGCCACAGCCTTTTATTGCACAAGGTTATGAAGGTAAAGCGATTAAGGAGGCCATGCATCAAAGTCGTGTGGCTTGTGTAAAGCGAATTTTGACTTCTTGGAAATCAAATGAAAAATAA
- the rsgA gene encoding small ribosomal subunit biogenesis GTPase RsgA: protein MSKRRINKQQSARIAKIQKNYHESKGNNSDNLADGLVITRFSRHAEIEDNEGKRILCSIRPNLDTLVAGDRVIWQIEGEKQGVVVSLYPRGSVLARPSQKGLKKPVAANITQLVVVVAPKPEISWPLLDSYLIMAEILQLHVVIVLNKIDLACQTLQDRLITDYQSLNYPVIMASNQIPDTILPLKQALNNQISVFVGQSGVGKSSLISSLLPHEQNIAIDKISMVSELGKHTTRNSRYYHLPSGGALIDSPGVREFSLWDIDCSTIAQGYKEFKPYLSQCKFRNCTHIDTPQCAIIDALKKGKISTQRYENFIKLCAQFNSSKE, encoded by the coding sequence ATGAGTAAAAGACGAATCAATAAACAACAATCTGCTCGTATAGCTAAAATCCAGAAAAACTACCATGAAAGCAAGGGAAATAACTCCGATAACCTGGCTGATGGTTTAGTCATTACCCGATTTAGCAGGCATGCAGAAATTGAAGACAATGAAGGAAAGCGAATTCTTTGTTCTATCAGGCCTAATCTTGACACACTAGTTGCTGGTGATAGAGTAATCTGGCAGATAGAAGGTGAGAAACAAGGGGTTGTTGTGAGCCTCTATCCCAGAGGAAGCGTACTGGCAAGACCCAGTCAGAAAGGGTTAAAAAAACCCGTTGCAGCAAATATCACTCAGCTGGTTGTAGTTGTTGCCCCAAAACCAGAGATCAGTTGGCCATTACTTGACAGCTATTTGATTATGGCAGAGATACTTCAATTGCACGTAGTCATTGTTCTCAATAAAATTGATCTTGCCTGTCAAACACTTCAGGATCGACTCATAACAGACTATCAATCGTTAAACTATCCCGTTATCATGGCCAGCAATCAAATTCCAGATACAATACTACCATTAAAACAAGCATTAAATAATCAAATCAGTGTTTTTGTTGGTCAATCAGGGGTAGGGAAATCCTCATTGATTTCAAGTTTATTGCCACATGAGCAAAATATTGCAATCGATAAGATATCGATGGTTTCAGAATTAGGCAAACATACTACAAGAAATTCACGCTATTATCATCTGCCTAGTGGCGGCGCCTTGATAGACTCACCAGGAGTTCGGGAATTCAGCTTATGGGATATTGATTGCTCTACGATTGCTCAAGGATATAAAGAATTCAAACCTTATTTGTCCCAATGCAAGTTCCGCAACTGCACACATATTGATACCCCCCAATGCGCGATCATTGACGCGCTAAAAAAAGGGAAGATTTCAACCCAAAGATATGAAAACTTTATAAAATTATGTGCGCAATTTAATAGTTCAAAAGAGTAA